From the genome of Streptomyces sp. JH34:
GGCGCAGGAACGCATGGGCGGGCAAGCGCGCGCCGTACGCTCGCTCCCCGGCAGCGGCACCCGCCGGCACCGGTCGCGGGCCGGTGTCGCTCTCGTCGTGCTGATCGCGCTCGCATTCGCCACCGCGATGTACGTCAACTTCCGCAACCCCTACCCGACACCCGTCACCAGACGCGCGGAGCCGCTGCGCACGACCGTGGTCCCACTTGCTCCCGAGGACCGCGTGCCCGGAGGAACAGCCGAGTCGCTCCTTGCCGACGGTCCGGCAGCGGCCCACGCCACCGGCGCCTCAGGCATCAACCTGCCGTCGGTCCGGCGGACCGAGAACTTCTCGGACAGCCAGGTGACCATGGCCCTCACCACGGTCAAGGACTACCTCGTGAACTCCTCCCTCGACCCGGACGTGATCACCGGCGGGGTGGTCCGGCCGGTCGGACGGCTCCTCGATCCGGACCAGACGGCGCAGTTCGACCGGAGCATGGAATCACCGGCCGCCGACGGCGAGCACAGCGCGACAGGCTGGCTGGTGCGCTTCGACCCGGCCGAAGTGGAACTGGCCGACCCCGACATCCGGGTCCACGGCACCCTCGCCTACGCGGAGGTGGGGCCGGACACCCTGGAGGTGGCGTCCGACCACACCTTCACGTACGCGCTGCGGCCCGCCGTGTCCGGCCCCCACCGGGCCGATGGAGCCTCTCTGTTCACCGTGCGTCGCGTCCTGCGTTTCCTGCTCGACCGGGAGGACATCCGGCTGCACCGGCTGGAGGTCCGCAGCGCCTACGTCCAGGCCGGCCCGCAGTCGTGCTCGGCCGTGACCACGGGAGCCCTGCACCCACTGCTCGCGGGCCGACGCGCGGACACCCGCGGCCCCGCGGGCACCGACCCCTACGCCACGGGTGTGCCGACCGCGGCGCTCTGCGGCACTCTGGCCGTCACGTCCCCGACTCAGGGCCCTCCTCAGGGTCCGGACGCCTCCACGTCCCCTCGGAACCGTCCGTAGCGCCCGGGCCGCGCCTGTCGCCCTTGCCCGCGCCGCCACCAGCAGCTCCGCCGCCCGCGCCCGTGAACTTGTCCCGGAGCTTGCCTCCGAGGTCGCCCGCACCGCCCGCGATGTCGCCGACGAGCTTCATCAGCGGGTCCTTGCTGGTGCGGACCGTGTCCGCGTAGTGCGCGGCGGACTCGCGGAACGAATCCGTCACCGAGGTGTCCTTGTCCTCGTCGCGCTTGGGGTAGTGGCCGTCCATGATGCGCTGGAAGTCACGGCTCTCCGACCACTTCTTCAGCTCGGCCGCCCGGACCGTGGTGAACGGATGCGTCCGGGGGAGCACATTGAGAATCTTGAGCACGGAGTCGCGGAGGTCACCGCTCTTCTCGTACTCGTCGGCCTGGGCCAGGAACGCGTCCACATTCATCTCATGGAGATGATTGCCGCCGGCGATCTTCATCAGCCCGCGCATCGATGCACGCAGATCCTGCCCCACCAGCAGACCGGCCCGGTCCGCGGACAGTTCGGACTTGCGGAACCACTCGCGCAGCGCGGTCACGATGGCCATGATCGCGACATTGCCGAGCGGGATCCATGCCACCTTGAGCGCGAGGTTGGTGAGGAACAGCAATATCGTGCGGTACACCGAGTGACCGGACAGGGCGTGGCCCACCTCGTGGCCTACGACGGCACGCATCTCCTCCTCGTCGAGCAGCTCCACCAGCCCGGTGGTCACGACGATGACCGGCTCGTCGAGGCCGATGCACATGGCGTTCGGCTGCGGGTTCTGCGTCACGTACATCGAAGGGACCTTCTCGAGGTCCAGGATGTAACAGGCGTCCCGCAACATGTCGTTGAGATGCGCGAACTGGGCGTCGCTCACCCGGACGGAGTCCGACAGGAAGAGCAGCCGCAGGCTGCGCTCGGGAAGCAGGCCGCTGAGCGCCTTGAACACGGTGTCGAAACCGCTCAGCTTGCGCAGGGCCACCAGGGCCGAGCGGTCCGCCGGATGCTCGTAGGCCCGCGAGGAGATGTCCGGGAATCGCCTGCGGTGCCTGCTCGGCACGCTCTCGTGACTGGTGTCGGTCATGGATGCCCCCTGTTCGTACGAGACGTTGCTCGTCCCCCTGACAAAAGCCAGCGTATGTGCTGGCGCTACGGTGTGCGGGGGGCTGTGGATAACTTTGAGGAGCGCCCGGAATGCCGCACACCGCCGTCATGCTCGCCGCAGTGTCCGAGGACCAGGGACCGGGCAACACGCTTCGCGTCGTGCTGCTCGTCGCACTCGTCGGAGCGGCCCTGCTCGCCTGGATCCTGCTGCGCGGATACCGCAACGACGACAACAACGACTGAGTCGGCGTGAGCGTGCCCGCGACGCCCGCATACGATGTGCGCGACGTCTCCCTCCTGATTCCCGATGGATAGGTCCTGCAGAAGATGAGCCTCTCGAGCACCGCGCACCAGCTGGTCACCCTCGCCTCCGAAGGCGAGCAGGGTGGTAACCACGAAAGCCTCAGCCCGTACCTCACCGGTGGCGGAGCGCTCGTCGCCCTGCTGCTCCTGCTGTGGATCACCACGCGCTTCAACCGCGACCGCTGAGTCCGGGGCGAACAGCTGTACCAGTAGGGTCTGCACGCATGGGAGAGCAGGAAGTGCCTACCGGCCGCGGCAAGCGCCGCCTGGGCGTGATGGGCGGGACTTTTGACCCGATCCATCACGGACACCTGGTGGCGGCCAGTGAAGTGGCCGCCCACTTCCACCTGGACGAGGTGGTCTTCGTCCCGACCGGGCAGCCCTGGCAGAAGAGTCACAAGCAGGTGTCCCCGGCCGAGGACCGTTATCTGATGACGGTCATCGCGACGGCGTCCAACCCGCAGTTCTCGGTCAGCCGCAGCGACATCGACCGAGGCGGACCGACGTACACGATCGACACGCTGCGGGACCTGCGCACCGCCCACGGCGACGCGGACCTCTTCTTCATCACCGGCGCCGACGCCCTGTCACAGATCCTGACCTGGCGGGACGCCGAGGAACTGTTCTCGCTCTCCCACTTCATCGGTGTGACCCGGCCGGGTCACCTCCTGACCGACGACGGCCTCCCCAAGGGCGGGGTCTCGCTCGTGGAGGTGCCCGCACTGGCGATCTCGTCCACGGACTGCCGCGCCAGGGTCGCGCAGGGCGAGCCGGTCTGGTACCTGGTGCCGGACGGCGTCGTCCGCTACATCGACAAGCGCCAGCTGTACCGCGGCGAATGAGCCACGCAGAGGGGCACCTGTGAACGACCGACAGAACCCGTACGACCCGTACCAGCAGCCGCAGATCATCGGCTACGACGAGTACGGGCAGCCGGTCTACCAGCAGCAGGGGCAGGGGCAGCAGCAGGGGCAGCAGCAGTACGACCCGTACGCCCAGCAGCAGCCCCAACAGCCCCAGCAACAGGACGGCCAGTCGCAGCAGGGCTATGGCTACGGCTACGACCCGTATGCCGGTGCGCAGCAGCAGTACGACCCGTACGCCGCCCAGCACACCCAGCAGCCCACGCAGCAGCCGCAGCAGCCCACGCAGCAGGGATACGGCTACGGCGACGACTACGGCGCGTACGGCTACGACACCGGCCGGCAGCCCGCCGTGGACGACTCCACCCAGCAGTGGACCGCGACCCAGGCCCCTGCCGCGGCCGTGCCGTCACCGCCGGTGCCGGAACAGCGGCGTGAACCCGAGCCACCGGCCGAGCCGGTCGTGCCCGGACAGCGCCGTGCCGACGGTGAGCCGGGTACCGAGCAGTTCGCCTTCATCGAGGAGCCCGACGAGGACTCCGAAGACGTCATCGACTGGCTGAAATTCACCGAGAGCCGCAGTGAGCGGCGCGAGGAGGCACGACGGCGCGGCCACAACCGGATGGTCGCACTGATAGTCGTCGTGGCCCTGGTGGTCGTCGGTGGAGCGGGCTACCTCTGGTTCGCCGGGAAGATCCCGGGCGTCTCGGGCGGCGACGGGCAGAGCACCACGGCGACGGGCCCGCAGAAGCGCGACGTCATCGTCGTCCACCTGCACAACACCAAGAAGGGCGGCACCTCGACGGCGCTGCTCGTCGACAACGTCACCACCGGGCAGGGCACCACGGTCCTGCTCCCCAATTCGCTCGCCGTGGCAGGGGACGACGGGTCCACCACCACGCTGGGCAAGTCGGTCGACGACGACGGGTCCACGGGTACCCGTGAGGCGATAGACACCCTGCTCGGGACCAGCATCAGCGGCACCTGGCGTCTCGACACGCCGTACCTCGAGAACCTCGTCGAGCTCGTCGGCAACATCGAGGTCGACACCGACACGACTGTGCCCGACTCCAAGAAGGGCGCCTCGCCGCTCGTCGACAAGGGGGAGGGGCAGACGCTGAGCGGCCCGATGGCCGTCGCGTACGCGACCTACCAGGGCGAGGGCGAGCCCGAGGCCAAGCAGCTCATGCGCTTCGGCCAGGTCATGCGCAGTGTGCTGCGCAAGCTGTCCGAGGACCCCAAGGCCGCGACCGTCACCATCGAGACGCTCGCCCAGATCCTCGACCCGTCCCTGCCCGAGCAGGACCTGGGCGCCTCGCTGGCGAAGCTCGCCGGGCACGCCAAGGTGGGTGACTACAAGACGGAGCTTCTTCCGGTCCAGGACGACGGGACCCTCACGGAGAAGGCCACCGCGAGCGTGGTCAAGGAAGTCCTGGGCGGCAAGGTGAAGGCCCCGGAACAGGGTGCGGCGGTACGCGTCGGCATCAAGAACGCCACGGGGAACACCAAGGGCACCGAGTCCGCGAGGGTCCAGCTCGTCAACGGCGGCTACGCCTTCGTCGACAGTGGCAAGGCGGATACCGCGACGTCGTCCCAGGTGGTGTATGGGGCCGCTGAGGACAAGGCGAAGGCGGTCGAGGTCGCCAAGACCCTGGGGCTGCCGGAGAGCTCGGTGAAGAAGGGCGAGCCCGCCGCGAACGCGGACGTGTCCGTCGCCCTCGGACAGGACTACAAGATCCCCGGGCAGACGTCGTAAGGGCTGTCGGCGGTCCGTGAGACCCTAGAGGTCGATCTGACCGCCGACGAAAGCCTGCATGTGACCGCCACGGACCGCTCCATCGAGCTCATCAACGCCGCCGCTCAGGCGGCCGCCGACCGGCTCGCGCACGACATCATCGCCTACGACGTCAGCGATGTGCTGTCGATCACCGACGCCTTCCTGCTGGCTTCGGCCCCCAACGACCGCCAGGTCAAGTCGATCGTCGACGAGATCGAGGAGCGGCTGCAGAAGGAGCTCGGCGCCAAGCCGGTTCGCCGCGAGGGCGACCGCGACGCCCGCTGGATCCTTCTCGACTACGTCGACATCGTGATCCATGTCCAGCACAGCGAGGAGCGTGTGTTCTACGCGCTCGAGCGCCTGTGGAAGGACTGCCCCGAGATCGCCCTCCCCGAGGACGCGGTCAAGACCCGGGGCAAGGCCGAGGAGCACGCCCAGCTCAACGGCGGCACGGAAGGTGACCAGAGCTGAACGGCAGCAGGAGCGGCAGAGGCCGCAAGATCGTCCTTTGGCGGCACGGCCAGACGGCGTGGAATCTGGAGCGCCGTTTCCAGGGGTCCACGGACATCGAGCTGACCGAGACCGGCGTCGGGCAGGCCCGCCGCGCCGCCCGGCTGCTCGCGTCGCTGAAGCCGGACGCCATCGTGGCGTCCGACCTTCGGCGCGCCGCGGCCACGGCCGCCGAGCTCAGCTCGGTCACCGGCCTCGACGTCGCCCACGACTCCGCATTGCGTGAGACGTATGCGGGCGCCTGGCAGGGGCTCACGCACGAGGAGATCGTCGGCCAGTACGGCGAGCAGTACGCCGCGTGGAAGCGTGGTGAGCCCGTCCGCAGGGGTGGTGGCGAGCTCGAGACCGAGGTCGCCGACCGGGCCGCCCCTGTGGTGCTGGAGCACGCCGGCAAACTGCCCGACGCCGGTACGCTCGTCGTCGTGAGTCACGGTGGCACCATCCGGACCACCATCGGCCGTCTGCTCGGGCTCGAGTCCCACCACTGGGAGGGGCTCGGCGGGCTCTCCAACTGCTGCTGGTCGGTGCTGGGCGAGGGTGCGCGGGGCTGGCGCCTGCTCGAGCACAATGCCGGGACGCTCCCCGAACCGGTGCTCGGGGACGACGATTAGCGGGAGCCCGGAGGTCCTCTCCGGGCGGCGGGGGCCGGATTTCACTTTCCGGCTCGTCGCAGGCTAAAGTTCTTCTTGTTCGCAGCGCGGAAACGCAGGGAAACACAGCGGACAGCGGGGCTATAGCTCAGTTGGTAGAGCGCCTGCATGGCATGCAGGAGGTCAGGAGTTCAATTCTCCTTAGCTCCACAGTCAAGATCCCGTCCCCGACAGGGGGCGGGATCTTTTTTTGGCGGCCATTCTCGACGCGGCGGTTCATGTGCGCCGGTCGCGCCTCAACTCCCTTGGCCCGCCTACGACAAGGGCCGTAGGGGTGTTCCGGCGCTGTCTTCGCAGGTGCGAGGGCCGACTCCGTGGGCCTCCTTCGCGACAAAGGCGGTCGGCGGGGCGGTCGTCGGGCTGACCCCCTCGCGACGCCATGGCAGAATCGGAGCGCCGGAGGGGGCGACGGACCGATCGGGAGGGAGCGCGATGCCTGCGAGCCGCGTACGGGTCCCGGGTCCGCCCCTCGCGTACATCGCGACCCACCGTCCCGTCACCCTTGATTCCCTCTCGCCCCTTTTCCTCGGCGCCTCGCGCGAGGGCCCCTACGCGTGCACGGCCTGCGGCCACCCTCGGAGCTGACCGGATGGGTGCACACAGGCGGAAATGTGACTGGTGCGGCAGCGGTACGCCCATCGTCAGGGACATGGATCCGGTCAACACGGAGTTCCAGTACTGGTGCGAGGAGTGCGCGCGGGCGCTGATCATAAAAGGCGACCCCATCGAGACGTACCGGGAGCTCGAAGGGGAGCCCATCTACGGCCGACTCCTCGAGGAGCACTGCACCCTCAAACGGTTCTACTCCTTCGCGACCGCTTGACGAGCTGCCCCCGGTCGGCTTGTTCATGATCGGAGCAACCGCTGGTCAGAGCTGCGCGCACCGGTCATATCCGGACGGAGTGGAAACGATTTTTGATGGGCCGGTGGGAGCGTGTAATGTTCTCGATGTCGCCAGGGAAACCGGGCGGCAAACAGTACGGGGCTATAGCTCAGTTGGTAGAGCGCCTGCATGGCATGCAGGAGGTCAGGAGTTCAATTCTCCTTAGCTCCACAGTGAAGAAGCGGGTCATCCGGATCGGATGACCCGCTTCTTGTTGTGTCCCTCACCCTCCGACGTGTTCGGCGGTGTACGGGTCAGGCGCGTCCGCTGCCCAGGGGCCCTGCGCGGGGCACCTGGCAAGCGCGGGCCGTTCCGCGGGCGCCGTCGTACTGCGCGCTGTGCCCGGGCCCGCAGGTGCATCGGAAGGGCGAGCCGTTCGGAGTCGCGCGGCGGGGGCTCGTACGGCGGCGGGGACCTGTAGGGAGGCGCCGAGTACTGCTGATGCACCTGAGGCGTTCGACCGGACGGCGGGGACGCGTGGTCCGTCGTCCCGTGCGCAAGGGCTCCGGGCGTTCCCGGGGCCGTGAGCGTCCGAGAGCGGACCGCGGTGCCGTGTATGCCTGGTTCGTCGCCCCGGCCGGGCGCGTCGGGCGGCAGACCCCGGCCGGGCGGCGGAGCCACGGACTCCGTACCGGGGAGCACGGAGGCGCGCATGACCGGATCGGACGCGGACGGGGGGCGACCGGGCCCGTCAGACCGGTGACGAGCTCCGTGAGCAGGCGTTCGGCCGGACCGGGCAGCAGGCGCAGGGCGAGCACGGCGGCCACCGCGGTCAGGCAGAGCATGTACGTCACCACGACCCAGGTCGTGGGCCGGCGTGAAGGCCGTGCACCAGGGCGGCGCGCCACGCGGAGTACGCCAGCGCGTGCAGGGCGTGCCGGCGGCCCGCGATCCTGCCGGGGGCGGCGAACGCGCTGCGCATCGCCCCGGTGGCCGCGGCGACGGTCATCAGCAGCCCGGCCAGTGAGCCGAAGCAGATGAGACCCGCGGTGCCGCTCACGCCCGTGCCGAACGGTACGAGGGCGCCGAGCGGACCGACGTGCCCGAGCGTGACCTTCACGGTGCCGTGCAGCAGGAGGAAGCCGAGCGAGGTGACGGCGGCTGCTCGATGGATGCCCTGGCAGACGGGCCGCTGGCGGGTCGAGTGGAACACCCGGTCGGTGGCCAACAGGCCCCCGGCTCATACCCGGGACTGAGCCCAGGGAGGGGGAGGAACGGATCCTGCGATGAGGCTTCATGGGGGCGAGTCCGAACGGCTCGGCAAAGCGGTCCCGTTGCCGCATGCCAGGTCGCCCTCTACCGGCCGGTACCGGGTCTGAGCGGTTGCCCCGACAGGAGGCAGTACGCGGAGTAACCGCCGGGGCGTGTGAGTCGTGTGGAAGATTCGCGCCGACCGTGTGCCTGTCGGACGCCCACGTGGCGCGACTCCTACGGCCTCGAGACGGGATGTGTGCCGGGCCGCGCACCGGGCCCGTGCGGTACCCTGACGCCATGCGTGCCGTACGCCTTCTGCTCAGCGAGCCGCGCTGATCACTCCCGACCGGTGAGAATGCCTGGTCGGACTTGGCGCGGCGTCCCCTCCTGTGCGAGGGGATTTTTCGTTTCCGCAGACGCGTGTCCGTAGACGTGGGCGCCGGCAGATGACGATCGATGGAGCTTTGAGGATCATGAGCGAGACGAATTCCGCGGCCGAGGTGGCCGCGCCGCACCGCTACACGGCAGCGATGGCCGCCGACATCGAGGCACGCTGGCAGGACTTCTGGGACGCCGAGGGGACGTACGAGGCGCCCAACCCGAGCGGTGACCTGGCGGACGGTTCCGGGCTGGCCGCCAAGCCGAAGCGCTTCATCATGGACATGTTCCCGTACCCCTCGGGCGCCGGTCTGCACGTCGGCCACCCGCTGGGCTACATCGCCACCGACGTCTACGCCCGCCACCAGCGGATGACCGGGCACAACGTCCTGCACACCCTGGGCTTCGACGCGTTCGGTCTGCCGGCGGAGCAGTACGCCGTGCAGACGGGCACCCACCCGCGCGCCTCCACCGAGGCCAACATGGAGAACATGAAGGTCCAGCTGCGCCGGCTGGGCCTGGGCCACGACAAGCGCCGCTCCTTCGCGACCATCGACGCGGAGTACTACAAGTGGACCCAGTGGATCTTCCTGCAGATCTTCAACTCCTGGTACGACACCGAGGCCGACAAGGCCCGCCCGATCGCCGACCTGGTCGCCCAGTTCGAGAGCGGTGAGCGCCCGGTACCGGGCGGCGGCGAGTGGGGCGCGCTGAGCGCCGCCGACCGTGCCGACATCCTGGGGCAGTACCGCCTGGCGTACGCCTCGGACGCGCCCGTCAACTGGGCACCCGGGCTGGGCACCGTGCTGGCCAACGAGGAAGTGACGGCGGACGGCCGCTCCGAGCGCGGCAACTTCCCGGTCTTCAAGGCCAAGCTGCGCCAGTGGAACATGCGCATCACCGCCTACGCCGACCGGCTGCTGAACGACCTGGACGGGCTGGACTGGCCCGAGGCCATCAAGCTGCAGCAGCGCAACTGGATCGGTCGTTCCGAGGGCGCGCGCGTCGACTTCCCCGTCGACGGTGCGGGAGACATCACCGTCTTCACCACCCGTCAGGACACCCTGTTCGGCGCGACCTACATGGTGCTGGCGCCCGAACACGAGCTGGTCGAGCGGATCATCCCCGCCGCCTGGCCCGAGGGCACCCACCCGGTGTGGACCGGCGGCCACGCGAACCCGGCCGAGGCCGTCACCGCGTACCGCAAGCAGGCCGCCGCCAAGTCCGACGTCGAGCGGCAGGCCGAGGCCAAGGACAAGACCGGCGTCTTCACCGGTGCCTACGCGACCAACCCGGTCAGCGGCGAGAAGGTCCCCGTCTTCATCGCCGACTACGTCCTGATGGGGTACGGCACCGGCGCGATCATGGCCGTACCGGCGCACGACGCGCGCGACTTCGCCTTCGCGCGCGCCTTCGAGCTGCCGATGCGCTGCGTCGTCGAGCCGTCGGACGACCGCGGTCTGGACACGTCGACGTGGGAGGACGCGTTCGCCTCGTACGAGGCGAAGCTGGTCAACTCGACCAACGACGGGATCTCGCTGGACGGCCTGGGTGTCGTCGACGCCAAGGCGAAGATCACGGAGTGGCTGCAGGCGCAAGGTGTCGGTGAGGGGACCGTCAACTTCCGGCTGCGCGACTGGCTGTTCAGCCGCCAGCGCTACTGGGGCGAGCCCTTCCCCATCGTCTACGACGAGGAGGGCATCGCCCACCCGCTGCCCGAGTCGATGCTGCCGCTGGAGCTGCCCGAGGTCGAGGACTACTCGCCGCGGACCTTCGACCCGGAGGACGCCGACACCCAGCCCGAGACCCCGCTGTCCCGGAACGCCGACTGGGTCAACGTCACCCTGGACCTGGGTGACGGCGCTGGTCTGCGAAGTTACCGCCGCGAGACCAACACCATGCCGAACTGGGCGGGCTCCTGCTGGTACGAACTGCGCTACCTGGACCCGCACAACGACCAGCGACTGGTCGACCCCGCGATCGAGCAGTACTGGATGGGGCCCCGCGAAGGACAGCCCACCGGTGGCGTCGACCTGTACGTCGGCGGTGCGGAGCACGCGGTCCTGCACCTGCTGTACGCGCGTTTCTGGTCCAAGGTGCTGCACGACCTGGGGCACATCTCGTCGGCCGAGCCGTTCCACAAGCTGTACAACCAGGGCATGATCCAGGCCTTCGTCTACCGCGACAGCCGCGGTATCGCAGTCCCGGCGGCCGAGGTCGAGGAGCGCGACGGGGCCTACTACCACGCGGGCGAGAAGGTCAGTCGCGTCCTGGGCAAGATGGGCAAGTCCCTGAAGAACGCCGTCACACCCGACGAGATCTGCGGCGAGTACGGGGCGGACACCCTGCGGCTGTACGAGATGGCCATGGGCCCTCTGGACGTCTCGCGCCCTTGGGACACCCGGGCCGTGGTCGGCCAGTTCCGGCTGCTGCAGCGGCTGTGGCGCAATGTCGTCGACGAGGAGACCGGTGAGGTCACCGTCGTGGACACGGAACCCGGTGAGGACACGCTGCGGGCGCTGCACAAGGCCATCGACGGTGTGGGCCAGGACATGGTGGGGATGCGCTTCAACACCGCCATCGCCAAGATCACCGAGCTGAACAACCACCTGACGAAGGCGGGCGGTCCGCTGTCGCGTTCGGTCGCCGAGCGGCTGGTGCTGCTGGCGGCGCCCCTGGCGCCGCACGTGGCGGAGGAGCTGTGGCGCCGACTGGGCCACAGCGAGTCCGTCGTGCACCAGGACTTCCCGGTCGCCGACCCGGCCTACGTCGTGGACGAGACGGTGACCTGCGTGGTGCAGATCAAGGGCAAGGTCAAAGCACGCCTAGAGGTCTCCCCTTCCATCACGGACGAGGAGCTGGAGACACTGGCCCTGGCCGACGAGAACGTCGTCGCCGCGCTGGGCGGGGCCGGGATCCGCAAGGTGATCGTGCGGGCGCCGAAGCTGGTCAACATCGTCCCCGCCTGACGGCGCCACGACGGTCGGCCGTCGAAGCGTGACGGCATCGGACAGCCGGTGCCGACACGCACACCTGCCGGGACCGGCCGAGCGTCACGGGCCGCGGGCGGACTGACAGGCCGGCAAGCGTGCCAGGGCTTTCCCCTACGGGCAGGTTGGGGGTTCCGGTGGAACCCTCGGCCTGCCCGTTCCGTTTACGGTAGAAGGGGCGACCGCACGCGGGCAGCCGATTCGACGACCTAGGGGCGTTCATGGAAGCCGTGATCCTGATCCTGACGCTGCTGTTCGTGGCGTTCATGGCGCTCGGTGTGTACGCCGGTGTGAAGACGGTGCGCGCGGCCAAGCGTGGTGTGGACCGGACCATCACGCAGGCGCGCCGCTCGGTGGAGGACACCACGTTGCGGGCCAAGAGCTACGGCCAGCCGGGTGTGCCGGGGGAGCTCGCCCAGCTGAGGCTCGCACTGCGTACCTCTATGCGGGCCACGCAGGACGCGCTGAACGCCGGGGCGACGGAGGATGCCTCCCTCTCGGAGTCGCTGGGCCTCTTCCAGCGTCTGAGCGCACACGGACGTGAGCTCGACAACGACCTCAAACGGCTGGAACGCGAGCCGGACCGTGCGACGGTGGCCACACTGCTGCCGGGCCTCAAGGAGCGCACGGAGCGCATCACGCACGCGGCGGAATCGCTGCGCTGGGCCGCCCGTGACCGGGCAAGGCGGTTCGCCGACGACGATCTGGCCGCGCTCGGCGCGCAGATCGACCTGGAGGCCGGGGCCCTGCGGCACTGGACGACCGAGGAGCCGGCGACGCCCCGGGATGACGCGGCTGGGCACGACTGGACCGCATCGGCGGACGAACGGACGCCGCCACCGTCGCTCACCCCTCCGGATCCCCGGCTGCGCACGGGCTATCCGTGGCAGAAGTCCGCCAAGCCCGAGACGACGAACTGACGCCGACGGGACTCGGTCCGCGAACCCTCGGCGCGGCGGCGACGAGACGTGTGCGAACGCGTTCCGAACAGCTTGGAAACGTCTGAGGCAGGTCGCGGGCAGGTGCCGGACGGACCGCAAATGATCAGTAGGCCGGTCCCGGGCTGCCGTGTTCGCGCTCCGGAAGGTAACCTCCGGCTCATGTCCCGCCATGTCGCGATCGTCACCGATTCAACGGCCTACCTGCCGCCCCAGACGATGGAACGGCACGGCATCACCGCGGTGCCGCTCACCGTCGTCCTGGGCGATCAGGCACTGGAGGAAGGCACCGAGATCTCGGCCCGGTCGCTGGCGCTAGCCCTGCAGAAGCGCCGATCCGTGACCACGTCACGGCCCAGCCCGGACGTCTTCGCCGCCACGTACCGAGCCGTGGCGGAGACGGGGGCCACAGGCATCGTCTCCCTCCACCTGTCCTCAGAACTCTCCGGCACGTACGACGCCGCCGTGCTCGCGGCGAAGGAGGCGGCCATCCCGGTGCGGGTGGTGGATACCGGCATGGTCGCCATGGCCCTGGGGTTCTGCGCCCTTGCCGCCGCGGAAGCGGGCGAGGCGGGCGGCGGTCTGGACGAGGCGGTCGCAGCGGCCGACAAGCGGGCGGCCGGCACGTCGGCCTTCTTCTACGTGGACACGCTGGACTACCTGCGCAGAGGCGGGCGCATCGGCGCCGCGCAGGCGTTGCTGGGATCGGCCCTGGCCGTCAAGCCACTGCTCCGCCTCGAGGACGGCCGCATCGAGATGCTGGAGAAGGTGCGGACCGCGTCCAAGGCGATCGCACGACTCGAGGAGATCGTCGCCGCGAAGGCCGGCGCGGGTGCCGTGGACATCGCCGTCCACCACCTGGCCGCTCCGGAGGGCGCCGAGCGGCTGGCGGAACGGCTGCGGGGACGAATTCCTGGGCTCGTCGACCTGCATGTGAGCGAAGTCGGTGCGGTGATCGGGGCGCACACCGGTCCCGGACTGCTGGGAGTGGTCGTCGCGCCCCGCTGACCTTCACCTCGTCGGGTGACGCAGTTATCCACAACTCGTGAGTTATCCACCGTAATTGGTGCGTCCCGACGGATTTTCTCGGATGTGTCTAGCGTCTGAGCCATGACCTTCCGACGACTTTCCCCGCCCGGTCGC
Proteins encoded in this window:
- a CDS encoding M48 family metallopeptidase, with translation MTDTSHESVPSRHRRRFPDISSRAYEHPADRSALVALRKLSGFDTVFKALSGLLPERSLRLLFLSDSVRVSDAQFAHLNDMLRDACYILDLEKVPSMYVTQNPQPNAMCIGLDEPVIVVTTGLVELLDEEEMRAVVGHEVGHALSGHSVYRTILLFLTNLALKVAWIPLGNVAIMAIVTALREWFRKSELSADRAGLLVGQDLRASMRGLMKIAGGNHLHEMNVDAFLAQADEYEKSGDLRDSVLKILNVLPRTHPFTTVRAAELKKWSESRDFQRIMDGHYPKRDEDKDTSVTDSFRESAAHYADTVRTSKDPLMKLVGDIAGGAGDLGGKLRDKFTGAGGGAAGGGAGKGDRRGPGATDGSEGTWRRPDPEEGPESGT
- the nadD gene encoding nicotinate-nucleotide adenylyltransferase — translated: MGEQEVPTGRGKRRLGVMGGTFDPIHHGHLVAASEVAAHFHLDEVVFVPTGQPWQKSHKQVSPAEDRYLMTVIATASNPQFSVSRSDIDRGGPTYTIDTLRDLRTAHGDADLFFITGADALSQILTWRDAEELFSLSHFIGVTRPGHLLTDDGLPKGGVSLVEVPALAISSTDCRARVAQGEPVWYLVPDGVVRYIDKRQLYRGE
- a CDS encoding LCP family protein, which encodes MNDRQNPYDPYQQPQIIGYDEYGQPVYQQQGQGQQQGQQQYDPYAQQQPQQPQQQDGQSQQGYGYGYDPYAGAQQQYDPYAAQHTQQPTQQPQQPTQQGYGYGDDYGAYGYDTGRQPAVDDSTQQWTATQAPAAAVPSPPVPEQRREPEPPAEPVVPGQRRADGEPGTEQFAFIEEPDEDSEDVIDWLKFTESRSERREEARRRGHNRMVALIVVVALVVVGGAGYLWFAGKIPGVSGGDGQSTTATGPQKRDVIVVHLHNTKKGGTSTALLVDNVTTGQGTTVLLPNSLAVAGDDGSTTTLGKSVDDDGSTGTREAIDTLLGTSISGTWRLDTPYLENLVELVGNIEVDTDTTVPDSKKGASPLVDKGEGQTLSGPMAVAYATYQGEGEPEAKQLMRFGQVMRSVLRKLSEDPKAATVTIETLAQILDPSLPEQDLGASLAKLAGHAKVGDYKTELLPVQDDGTLTEKATASVVKEVLGGKVKAPEQGAAVRVGIKNATGNTKGTESARVQLVNGGYAFVDSGKADTATSSQVVYGAAEDKAKAVEVAKTLGLPESSVKKGEPAANADVSVALGQDYKIPGQTS
- the rsfS gene encoding ribosome silencing factor — its product is MTATDRSIELINAAAQAAADRLAHDIIAYDVSDVLSITDAFLLASAPNDRQVKSIVDEIEERLQKELGAKPVRREGDRDARWILLDYVDIVIHVQHSEERVFYALERLWKDCPEIALPEDAVKTRGKAEEHAQLNGGTEGDQS
- a CDS encoding histidine phosphatase family protein, whose translation is MNGSRSGRGRKIVLWRHGQTAWNLERRFQGSTDIELTETGVGQARRAARLLASLKPDAIVASDLRRAAATAAELSSVTGLDVAHDSALRETYAGAWQGLTHEEIVGQYGEQYAAWKRGEPVRRGGGELETEVADRAAPVVLEHAGKLPDAGTLVVVSHGGTIRTTIGRLLGLESHHWEGLGGLSNCCWSVLGEGARGWRLLEHNAGTLPEPVLGDDD